TCAAATGGATGCGCTCAACACATTCATCAACTGGATGGTACGAAACTATCCTATTGACGAAAAGAGAATATATTTAACGGGCTTAAGTAATGGTGCCTGGGTAACCTGGGAATATTTACGTGCTTATCCGAATGTAATCGCGGCGGCGGCACCTATTGCAGGTTACGGCGATCATACCCAGGTTTGCACTCATAAACATGTACCACTCTGGGCCTTTAATGCCGTAGATGACCCAACCACTCACTACCCGAATGTAGTCAATATGGTATCGAACCTCCTCAACTGTGGTGTTGGCCGATACCCCCCTAAACTGACCATTTTTGAAAACGGTGGTCATATTATTTCTGACGACATATACAATCTAAATTTTCTTAACCTTGGCCTTCCCGAATACGACATCTACGATCAAAGTATTTTTGAGTGGTTTCTAGAGCATGAACGACATTAATGTTTAATTCAGTATAAAAAGAGCGGCGCCCATTTTGTTAATTTAACAAAAAATAACGCCAAAACTGTTATATCCCGAAGGCCTGCGGCGCCCTGTCCACCAATGCCGATAACCGCTGAAAATAATAGCCGGTAGAACAACGTCAAATTGGCGCCGCGGATGGATCAAATATTTAACAGCATAAATGTATATGTATGCTCTACTTTACCGTTTTTTCAGGTGATATTTTTCCATCGAATACTTTCTGACTTACACCGTAGTAACGCATAGTGAATGAAAACTCTTGCCCCTTCGTGTCAATATTGTTAGGTGTTTTTACCCGAGTAAACACGATAAACACCGGCCAACACCAAGCAAATCCCGCCGGGAGCCAATAGCGCATTAAACTGAAAATGAATAAACAAGTATGCGCCAAACGTACCTCCCATAATAAAACCCAAAATAATCAGCAAGAAAAGAATAGCTTTCCGTTTATCAAAAGCCTCTCCCCTCAACACTGAACCCACCATAATACCTAAATCAGTGAATATTCCGGTCAAATGCGTTGTGCGTAGTACTGCACCGCTATAAGTCGTCGCCAAAGCGTTTTGAGCTCCACAAGCCGCCGATGCAGCAAAGTGGCCAAAATAAGAGCCTATCGAGAGCAGATACAACGCCAAGAATATAAGCAGAGACTCAATCACTAAAACCGTATCGTAGTGACGACCCAGCCTTAATATGCTTCCATGCAGAAAAAAACCGGACAATGAAGCCCCGAAAACAAATGAAACCAAAATGGCCGCCAGATGAAAAAAAACAGAAAATGAACTATTAACAATACTTGTGCCCATTAACGTTGCAGTTCCGGACAAATGGGATACCGACTGATGCTCAAAACCCAGAAGACCGATGGCATTTATGCACCCGGCAACAAACGCCAAAACAAAGGCGCCATACTCTATCCATTTTGGTAATTTTGAAATCAACTCTCAACTCTTACGACACGGGTATTCGCAAAGCGATCATGCAAACATCTTTTTGACGATGAAAATATAAACAACACATTGATGATGCTTAAAAATGAACCTACGACAGGCACTAAACCAAGCCCCATATACAACACATACCGTTTTATTAACATGACCTTCTCAAGCGCCTCCCCCCCTGCGGCAACAATTTTTATACCCACTAGCTTTTTTCCAACCGTCTGACCGTAAGACACAAGTAAGTACCCGTGTATCGCTATAAAAAATAATACGCCAGCAACACCCATAGCAAAAGTGTACGCGCTGGGCGGTTCCACTCCTTGCTGAATATACTCAAACCCCCCAGTAAAATACATAACAGCGATTGAAAACGGTATTGTGATAAGTGCGTCGAGAATGGCAGCCCCCAACCTGCTCCATCGGCTTGCAATAATTTCTTCATACTCTTTCTTCTCATTCAAGTCGGATTCTGGGGCAGAATAGATGTTGTTTTCCATATAACCTCTCTTCGAATCAATCAAAATAATATACAGCAATAATTAAACTCAATAAAACGCCATCAAACCTTAACACAGCAAACGCAATCTATAGATATGAAAAAACTTCGCATTAGGAAGCAACAAATCGCCCTATAAGCCAGACTCAAATAACGCTTAGATTTGATTTTCCTAGTCGCTTCACCCTTGCGTCTTGCAATCATAGGTTCCCGCCGCGTACTAATCGCTTTCCTCAGTGGCGTTGATACGCCAAATAGTAACCGTTATGCATACCGCCGCCGGTGGATAAAAACCATATTTTATCCCTCGAAGAGATGCTCTGTATTGATGTATGTGCCTATACAGTAATGAGTAACGACCGCCACCCGGTATTGCTCATCAATATCACAGCATGACTACCCCAAAGACAGGTTAACGTTGATCCAATTTATATAAAAGTACACAGCCCTAAACCCAAAGCCTACCAAAGGATAAACGTCTCGATGACACACGGTGCGAGGCAGTGAAGGAGAATGCGGACAGCAACACTTTTGGACACCCACATTAACACTTGGGCCAATATCAGCCGCTTTATGTGGGCCTTAAACGAACCCATTGCCCGTATGGCAAATGCCGAAGACCAGTGTACCGGGCGCTTCTGAACTGGTTTTTGCTCCTGCAAAACCGAATTTCCAACATCCATGTTGGTCAGCGCCGGTTAAAATCACAAGCGTTGCTCGATGAAAAAGCCTTAGCCGCCTGTATGGCCTACGTGGATTTAAACCCCATTCGAGCCAAAATGGCAAAAACCCCAGAAAGCTCTGACCACACCTCGATTAAACGCCGTATTGATACCCTAAAAACAGATAATCCGCAGCCATTAAGGCTCGCCGAATTTGTGGGTAACCCAAGAGAACCCATGCCCCAGGGCCTAGCCTTTCATCTACAAGATTACGTGCAGCTTGTGGATATTACCGGAAGAGCTATTCGTGAAGACAAGCGTGGCTTTATCGACAACAACTTACCTCCTGTTCTTGAGCGCCTCAATATCTCCAGCCATGAATGGCTTGTACTTACCACCCAGATTGAATCTAAATTCATAAGTTTGGTTGGCTGTAAGGAGAAGCTAATGCTTGCAGCAAAGGCCCTAGGCTTACAGAGAAGACCCGCATACGCTAACTGTGAAGCAATATTCCACTAACATTTCCATTCAACATTAAATCCCGCCCCACTTTCTCCTG
The Teredinibacter franksiae DNA segment above includes these coding regions:
- a CDS encoding YoaK family protein; protein product: MISKLPKWIEYGAFVLAFVAGCINAIGLLGFEHQSVSHLSGTATLMGTSIVNSSFSVFFHLAAILVSFVFGASLSGFFLHGSILRLGRHYDTVLVIESLLIFLALYLLSIGSYFGHFAASAACGAQNALATTYSGAVLRTTHLTGIFTDLGIMVGSVLRGEAFDKRKAILFLLIILGFIMGGTFGAYLFIHFQFNALLAPGGICLVLAGVYRVYSGKNT
- a CDS encoding RDD family protein, with translation MENNIYSAPESDLNEKKEYEEIIASRWSRLGAAILDALITIPFSIAVMYFTGGFEYIQQGVEPPSAYTFAMGVAGVLFFIAIHGYLLVSYGQTVGKKLVGIKIVAAGGEALEKVMLIKRYVLYMGLGLVPVVGSFLSIINVLFIFSSSKRCLHDRFANTRVVRVES